The stretch of DNA ATTCTGGCCCTCGGCGTTCACGACATGGTGCGAATTTCGGACGGACGCATGAGTGGTACTGGCTTCGGCACGGTGGTGCTGCACGTATCGCCCGAAGCGGCTGTTGGCGGCAATCTCGCGCTGGTGCAAAACGGTGATCTCATCACGCTCGACGTACCGAACCGAAGTCTGCATCTGCACGTTTCCGACCAAGAGCTGGCCGGGCGGCTTGTTCATTTCAAACCGCTCGACCTCGGCTATCATCGCGGCTACGTGAACCTCTACGTGCGGCACGTAACGCAGGCCCACGAAGGGGCCGATCTCGATTTTCTGCGGGGCGGCTCCGGCAGCGTAGTGAAGCGCGATTCACATTGACGATATTTCGTTGCGTAAGGGGGCGACTACGAAATGAAACATGCCACTACCCCCGAAATACGTTGCCGCCGTGCGGGGTTGACTGGCGCGACAGAGCCTCGAACGCCTGCGCGTTCTCGGCGATGAATCGGTTAAACGAGTCTCTTAGAAAAAGCCAACTACCGGCGACTGCGTGAGACAATTGATTTTCTATATGGCGAAATTTAAGAACTTGCATAGTCGTAAAAATTTGTTCAGAATCAACGTGCTGCACACTCGGCTGCACGTTCCTGTTGACGACAAAGTAACAGGAGCGTTTCCCTAAAAAATTCGCTATTCTTGGTTTTGTACAAAAAGTACCTTTAAAATAGCAGCGAATAGTTGAAGGGTGATGAAGATTCTTGATTGGGTACAATGAAAATTTGGGGCATTTTTTTGGTTGTTACCCGTTCGTGACGTAAAAAAGAGTGAGCTTTGATCGAATAGCCTTCTTCTACGATGGTCTGGCCTGGCTGGTGTTTGGCAATTGGCTGCAACGTGCCCAGCTAACGCACCTCCATCAACTGGCTGCCAGAGCCGATGCCCAACCCCCGATTGTATTACTGCTGGGGGGCGGCACGGGCTGGCTGCTCAAACCGCTGCTGGCCCTGCTACCCAACAGCCGGGTTGTTTACCTCGAAGCATCGGCCCAAATGCTGGCCCGGTCGAGTGAACGCATGGCGCGGCAGGGTTTGGCCGGGACGGTCGAGTTTCGACTGGGCGACGAAACAAACCTATATCCCGGCGAACAGTTCGATATGATTTTCACGCCTTTTGTACTGGATTTATTTACGAATCAAGCCCTTGAAAACCAGTTGATTCCGCGCTTGCAGGCCGCGCTCAAACCCGACGGTCTGTGGTTCGTCACCGATTTTGTGCATACAACCGTCTGGTGGCAGCGGGCTTTGTTGTGGTTGATGATTGCGTTTTTTCGCGCGACGGCAGGTATTGGCATCGGGCAGTTGGCCGATTGGCAGCAATGTTTAGCCGAAGCGGGTCTGATGCGAATAAAGGAGCAACGGCACGTTGGTGGGATGGTGTCAGCAGAGGTTTGGCGGGGTTGAAAATAGCTTACACGTCGGTCACTAATTTCTCCAGATTTATGGCTGTCGATGGCGTGGTTTCGGCTTTCAGAACCCGCTTCATGTAGGCCAGTGCTTCAGCCGTGTAGGCGGGCGAAGCAGCCACCACGCAGTCTTCGGGGACGAACAGTTTGTAGTCGCGCACGTAAGCGTCGTTGGCTGTAAACAACACGCAGGCATCAGCACTGATACCCGTCAGAATCAGTGTTTTAGCTTTCAGATAAGTTAGCAGCGTTTCGAGCGTAGTGGCGTAAAAAGCCGAGTTTTTTGGTTTCAGTACCGAATAATCGCCGGCGTCGGGACGGAGCAATTCGGCAATGGGCTGCCCCCGAACGCCATCGTTCAGGCAATGATCGAGCACTTCATTGAAATCCGAACGCCACCGGCCAAAGTTGTCGTTGACGTACACGACCGGAATGTTGAGGGCT from Spirosoma montaniterrae encodes:
- a CDS encoding cysteine hydrolase family protein — translated: MAQASDDLHGNAPDSAPVALLIIDMINDLEFPEGPDFLEPTLQIANHIADLKQRAKALNIPVVYVNDNFGRWRSDFNEVLDHCLNDGVRGQPIAELLRPDAGDYSVLKPKNSAFYATTLETLLTYLKAKTLILTGISADACVLFTANDAYVRDYKLFVPEDCVVAASPAYTAEALAYMKRVLKAETTPSTAINLEKLVTDV
- a CDS encoding class I SAM-dependent methyltransferase yields the protein MSFDRIAFFYDGLAWLVFGNWLQRAQLTHLHQLAARADAQPPIVLLLGGGTGWLLKPLLALLPNSRVVYLEASAQMLARSSERMARQGLAGTVEFRLGDETNLYPGEQFDMIFTPFVLDLFTNQALENQLIPRLQAALKPDGLWFVTDFVHTTVWWQRALLWLMIAFFRATAGIGIGQLADWQQCLAEAGLMRIKEQRHVGGMVSAEVWRG